One Sulfurimonas sp. HSL-3221 genomic window, GACCCTGGGGCGTGGTACTTTTGTGCGCGAGTTCTGCCAGATTGCAACGCAGAACGACACCGCCGACGCCGTCGCCATCGGCGAAGAGAACTTCATCATGGCCTACGTCCAGCTCTTCCCCGGCGTCACCCTCGGCGCCAACTGCATCCTGACCAACGCCGTGACGATGCAGGCAAGGAGCCGCTGCGAGGAGCGCGTCATCATCGGCGGTCTCAGCACCGTGGCGGCCGAGTGTACCATCGGCACGGGCGTGATGGTCGGGGGCGCGTCGAACCTGCAATACGACGTCCCGCCCTTCTGCCTCGTCGAGGGGAACCCCGCCACCGTCCGGGGACTCAACCTGATCGGGATGCGGCGCCGTTTCGAGGACCGCGAGGACATCGAAAGCGTACGCCGCTGCTTCCGCCAACTGCACAAACAGTTCGACCCACACACCGCCGCCGAAATGAGCGAGGCCCTCGAGAACCCTCAGGCCAAACGTTTTACCGGTTTCATCGCCGCACACCGCTGCGCCTGAGGAGAAAAAAATGCTGCAATTCAACACCTATGACAACGACACCCTCGCGGCCATCCGCGAGCAGCTTAACGCCTGCGCCGAAGCCCTCGGCGGTACCGGCCGCCTGCTCGGCCTGGTGGAGACAATCCTTGGCATGAAGCCCTCGCCCCTGCAGAACAAAACGGCATCGTTTCACTTCGAGCAGGGCAAGGTGAGCTGGAACAAAGTCCTGTTCTCCGACAAGGTCGAGACGATCGCGCAGATGATCAAGAAGCACGACACGATGGAGAACCTGCTGGAAAAGGGCTCGAAAAAAGAGCAGAACGCCGTGCGGACCCTCTTCCCCGTCACCTTTACCATCACGCCCAAAGAGGGCGAACCCTTCACCTTCAAGGCCGTCGACGCCCCCGACGCGAACACGGCGCGCATCGACCCGCTCTTCGAACTGCTCTTTTTCGCTTCGACGGGGCTGATCAAAAAAGCGCTCAGGGAGGCATAAGTCATGGAACGAATCTATTCGAAAACGGCGGAGTCGGAGGCGGCGATCGCCCTGATGGAGAACCTGCAGCTCTACTTCGTCAACCGCCTGGGCGGGCTGAGCCAGATCTTCGGCGGGAACGTCCCCTTCGAAGCCGTGGAGTGGTTCCGCGACGAGGGACGCCACGGCGGCGGGATGCGCTACGAAGGGCGCGACGAGCGCCTCTTCAACCGCGCCTCCGTCAACGTGTCGCAGGTGCACTACGAGGATATGCCCGAAAAGAAACTCGACGCCGCCAGCGCCATCTCGACCATCATCCACCCGCGTAACCCCCATGTCCCCTCGATCCATATGCATATCAGCTATACCCGTATGAAGGACGGCGAAGGCTACTGGCGCATCATGGCGGACCTGAACCCCTCCATCTTCTACGAAGAGGATCAGCACCGCTTTATCGAACACCTCAACTTCATCACCCCCGACCTCTTTGAGCGGGGCGCGGAACAGGGTGACCGCTACTTCAACATTCCCGTCCTCGGACGCCACCGCGGCGTCGCGCACTTCTACCTGGAGCACCATAACAGCGGCGACTTCGGGACGGACTACGGTTTTGCGAAATATTTTGCCGAGCAGGTGATCGACGTCTATGTCTCCATCATCGCCGACGCCCTGGCCAAGCGTACGGAGGTGAGCGAAGAGGATGTCGCCGAACAGCTCGCCTACCACACACTCTACCTCTTCCAGGTCCTCACCCTCGACCGCGGCACGACCTCGGGGCTGCTGATCCACGACCAGAACGACGTCGGCATCATGGGCTCCATCCCCGAGTTCGTCGACAAAGCGCTGCTGCAGAGCTGGCTGCCGAAGATGGCTTCCCCGCAGGATGCGCTCCTGCAGGCCATTATCGACGCCCTTCCCGAAGCGGACGAGATCGTCCTGGTCGACGAGCCGGTCAAGGCGCGCCTGGCCGAAGCGGTACGCGCCCATTACAAAGCCCATCCCGAAGCCCTCACCATGCAGGCCGACAGCGCCGTCGTTCCGCCGACCGTGGAGAACCACCGCTGATTTCAGGCTATAATGGTCTGAAGACAACCACGAGGAGTTGACAGTGGGCCCTCCGAACCTTCCGCCGGACAGTGCCGGCCATCTCAATACCGCCGCCCTGCCCGGCTTTATGGTCTGGGCCGGGGTCATCATCTGCCTCGTCGCCTTCGCCTGGTACCTCGAAAGACAGCGCAACGACGACGAATAATCCCCAGGTCGAACCCGGCGCACGGTTTTCACCTCCGCAGACGATTTTCAGCCCCTTCTTTTACAAACCGGAAGCCCTTAAGAAACTGTGTACTAAAATGCACCTCAAGGACACAGCGTGAATATAATCATTGCGGGTGCGGGACGGGTCGGCTACCGCCTGGCGGGTACCCTTTCGCACCGCCACAACGTCACCATCATCGACCAGAGACCCTCCGCGCTGCAGCAGCTGCAGGAGAGCATCGATGTCTTCACCATCGCTGGGAACATCGAAGACCCCGACACCTACGCCCCCCTGAAAAACCGCCGTTTCGACATCTTCATCGCCGTCACCGACAGCGACGAGGCGAACATCCTCTCCACCCTCATCGCCGGGGACGTGATCGTCGCCGACCGGAAGATCATCCGACTCAAGAACCCCTTCTTCGCCGACAGTACCATCGCCGGGAAGCTCGGGATCAGCACAGCCGTCTTCCCCTTCTCCTCCGCGGCAAAGTCCATCAGCGCGCTGCTGGATTTCCCCCAGGCGAACAACGTCAAATCCTTCATCTATACCTCCTTTCTTATGATCTCCGTATACGTGGACGACGCCCCCGAAGCGGGCATTCCGGTGTCGCATTTTATCCATGAAAGCTCCGTCGTCGTGGGGCTTGAGCGCGATAAACGCTTTATCCTCCCCGACAAAGAGACCATGCTGCAGCGGGGGGACCTCGTCTACTTCTTCGGCGCCCCCGACACCCTTCGCGCCTACTGCGCAAGGCTCAACCCCTCCCTCCCCGACCGGATCAGCCGCGTCGCCATTTTCGACGCCGACCTGCTGGGGCTGGAGATCGCCAAGGCGCTCATCCCCAAGGGGGTGCAGCTCAAGATCATCGACAACCAGATCGAGAAGTGCGAGCACGCCTCCGAGCTGCTGCAGGAGAAGGCGATGGTCATCAATAGCCACTACATTGAGCACACCCTCTTCGACAACGAACACGTCGGGCGCGCGGACATGGCGATCTTCACGAGCAAGGAGGATGAGGAGAACATCATCCGTTCCCTCGAAGCGAAAGAGCGCGGCATCACGCGGACGGTGGCGATCAACAACGACCTCGAACGCTACCAGCTGATGCACTCCCTGGGCATCACCGCCATCCGAGGCCCGAAATCGAGCGCCTACTACACGATCCTGGAGAAGATCAGCTCCAGCTCCATCATTTCCGAACGCCACTACTGCGGCGGCAAGGGGCTGATCTACTCGCGCAAGATCTTCCCCGATTCGCCGCTGCTGGAGAAGATGGTCAAACCGCCGAACCCGAAACGATGCCGCTGTTTTCTCTTCCGCGACGGCATCCTGCTGCCCTGGGTGGCGAAACTGCAGCTGCACCGCGAAGACGTCCTGTTCGTTTTCGTCCATGCCGATAATGAAGAGGAGATCAAACAGTGGATCTACACACTCTGATCAACAGCGCCAAGTTTATCAGTGCCATCGGCATTGGCCTGGCGCTCTTCTTTCTCATTCCCATCGGCACGGGCATCGTGTACGGCGAAAACATGGCGCCCTTCATCCGCTTCGACCTGCTCTTTTTTCTCTTCAACCTTGTCCTGTTCGCCGCCCTCTACCGCCGGCGGATGCGGATGACGGTCAAAAGCGCCATCTTTTCGGTTAACCTCGTCTGGATACTGCTCGGCATCGCCGGGGCCGTCCCCCTCTACATCTACACCGAGGCTACCTTCACCGAATCTTTTTTCGAAGCGATCAGCGGCTTTACGACAACCGGGGCGACGATTTACACGGAAATAGAGCACCTGCCCAAAAGCATCCTGATGCTCCGCAGCCTGATGCACTGGCTCGGCGGGATGGGGATCATCGTCCTGGGCGTGGGCCTGCTTTCGCTCATCAACCCGACCGGTTCCATGACGATGTTCCGGGCCGAATCCACCGGTGTGCAGCTGGAGAAGGCGACGCCGAAAATCAGGGATACGGCGCTGCGGCTCTGGGGGCTCTACCTCTTCTTTACCGCGGCGAACACCGTGCTGCTCCTCGCCGGCGGGATGAACCTTTTCGATGCCGTCAACCACGCCTTTTCGACGATCTCGACGGGGGGCTTTTCCACGCGCGACCTCTCAATGGGCTATTGGGACGACGCGCCCGTCATCCTCTGGACGACGACCTTTTTCATGATGCTTTCGGGAATCAACTTCCTCGCCCACCTCAAAGCGGCCCGGGGCGACTTCAGCGGTTTCCGCGCCGAAGAGGTGCGGTGGTATCTCGGACTCTTCATCCTGCTCGCCTCCGTCCTCACCCTGGTGCACCTGGCCAACAGCGGCGACAGCATCGTCTACAGTACGACCCACGCCTTTTTCACCGTCGCCTCCCTGCTGACCACCACGGGCTTCGCGACGATCAACTACGAGCTCTGGGGCGCCGTCCCCGTCGCGCTCCTGCTCATCGCCATGCTGCTCGGCGGCAACGCCGGTTCGACGGCGGGGGGGATGAAGATCATCCGTTACGTCATCCTCTTCAAGAACCTGAAGTCCCAACTCAAACAGATCCTCCACCCCAATGCCGTCGTGGGGGTCTTCGTCGACCGCAAACCCGTCAGCAGCAAAGTCATCGGCAGCGTCAGCGGTTTCCTCTTCCTCTTTATCACCACCAACGTCCTGCTCACCTTCTACCTCTTTGCCCGCGGCTACGATGCGGTCACCTGCATCAGTACCTCGATCGCCTGCGTCGGCAATATCGGGCCGGGCTTCGCCATGACGGGCCCCTCGGAGAACTTCCACTTCTTCAGCGGGATCGACAAAATGATCCTCTCGGCGGCCATGATCATCGGCAGGCTGGAGTTCTTCACCGTCGTGCTGCTCTTTACCCGGGATTTCTGGAAACGCTATTAGCGCTCCGGGGAGGTTTCGTTCCAGAGAGGGTTGTCCCGGTCGTCGGGATGAAGTTTCGCCTTCTCTTCCGGGTAGATATGCCAAAATGAGGCATCTATCGCCCCCTCTTCATAGGCTGCTTTTTTGTCATGGTAGAAGGGACACCACCAATTCTCCACAACTTTCACGAGATAGGCCAGGTAGCTAAAGAGCGCCACGCTCAAAGGGCAGTAGAGTTTGCAGTTGAAGAGCCAGAAGAAGCGGAAACGGCTGAGGTGCCATCGCGGCGTCTCCGTCGTGAAAGTGATCTGGTCACGCCGCGTATAGCGGTGGCTCTCCCAGTCGGGGACGAACTCCCGGTAGGTCTTCAGGTTCTCCGCCCCCATGATCCTGAGGTGCCAGCGCACCAGTATGACCGCCAGGACGGCGAAGGGGATCGCCGCCAGGATCGGCAGGTAGATCAGCACCGCGCCCGGCACCGTTTTCCACATAGACTTCGTTTTATGATGCGCCCCGATTCTGACCCGTTCCATGCAACTCCTTTATGGAGACCCAGTATAAACAAAGCGGCTTGAGGGAGTGATTAAGCTGCCGCTGCCGCGTTTTCTGTGAAAACACCAGACATCGTATCATCAGCCGTTTGGGACTATAATCGGTTTCATTGTTTCTGCATACCCGGGAGAACAGAGACATACGACAAGGAGACACATTGGCGCAAAAAGACAAAGAGAAATGGGATAAGAAATACACCGAGATGGAGGGGCTGCTCGAACGCAGGCCACCGAGTGAACTGGTCAGTACACATGCCGCCGAAGCCCCTGGAGCGAGGGCCCTCGACCTCGCCTGCGGCGGCGGGCGCCACAGCCTCTATCTGGCCGACGAAGGGTTTAGCGTCGATGCCGTCGACATCTCGACCGTCGCCCTTGCGGCCCTGCGGGAGAAGGCGGACCTTGACAAGATCAACCTGATCGAAGCGGACCTCGACACCTTCGTCCCCGACGCGGAAACCTACGACATGATTGTCAAAACGAACTTCCTCGACCGCGGCCTGATCGCACGGGCAAAAGCGGCGCTGAAACCCGGCGGTATCATGGTCCTGGAGACCTACATGGCCGATGCGGGCAACGAGAAGCCCGACTCCAACCCGGATTTCCTGCTCCAGAAAGAGGAACTCAAATCGCTCTTCGGCGAGGGCTTCAGCGTCCTGGAGTACAAAGAGTTCTGGAACGAACCGCACGAAAAATACCGCATGCGCAAACAGGCGATTGCCGTACGCAAAGATTGATCGCAGTATAATGGCGCAAGATTTTTGAACAGGAGAGGTTCTTTGAGAACACCCAGAGGCTTCGGCAAGCGTTATTTCACCCTCGCTTCCATCCAGGCGCACAGCGTCGCGCCCGCGCAAAACGCCCTGCGTGTATGCCTCGAAACCTACGCCACCGTCCTGCAGCACGACCGTGAAAGCGACGAGGCGCCACCGGAAGAACCCCTGGAGGCCCTCACCTGTTTTGCCAGCGACAAGCCCTGCCACTGCGACTGTTACTTTAGACGCCGAACCTTCCTGACCCTGCGCACCTGCCGCAAACCATCCGCCTGTACCTGCAACTGCCGATTTTACAGCTTCCGACGTACCGGGGTCCATCCGCCGTACCTCTGATTTTTTCCATCCGACCTTAACAACAATCGAAAAAAGAAAAATATCAAAGGACAGACCCATGTCAAAAAACTACGTCATCGGCTACCCCCGCATCGGGGAGAACCGCGAACTCAAGTTCGCACTGGAGAGCTACTGGAGCGGCAAAAGCGACCTTGCCGCCCTTGAAGCGTGCGCATCGACACTGCGCCGCCGCCACTGGCAGGAACAGCAAGACGCCGGCATCGGCACGATCAGCTGCAACGACTTCAGCTTCTACGACGCGATGCTCGACACCTGTGTCCTGCTCGGCGCCGTCCCGGCCCGCTTCCGCAATATCGAAGACGACACCATCCGCTACTTCACCATGGCCCGCGGCGACAGCCAGCGCACCGCGATGCAGATGACCAAATGGTTCAACACCAACTACCACTACATCGTCCCTGAGTTCGCGGCCACAGACGCCTTTGCACCGAACGCATCGAAAATCGTCGCCGAATACCAAGAGGCGAAGGCGGCGGGCATCACCCCGAAAATAAACCTCATAGGCCCCCTCACCTTCCTCGGCCTCGGCAAAAGCGTTGAGAAAAACTTTGACCGCTACGCCCACTTCGATGCCGTTGTCGCCTGCTACGAAGCAGTGCTTACGGCCATCAGCACCCTCGACGACCTCGTCACCGTCCAGATCGACGAGCCGCTCCTCGTCACCGGGCCGGATGCCAAGACCCTGAGCCTGCTCAAACGGGCCTACGACCGGCTCGGCAGCACCGCGTCACAGGTGGAGATCATCGTCGCGACCTATTTCGAACACGCCTGCGAAGCCGTCGAAGTGCTCGCCCATACACCCATCAGCGGGATCGCCCTCGATTTCGTCCACGGCCCGCGCAACATGGAAGCGCTCGGCACCGTCGCCCAAAGCGGCAAAACGCTCATCGCCGGGGTGATCGACGGTCGCAACGTCTGGCGCAGCGACCTCGATGCCGTCGGCGACACCCTCGAGACGATCGCGCAGACGGTGCCAAAATCCCTCATCGTTCCCGCCACCTCCTGTTCGTTGCTGCATGTCCCCTATTCGCTCGAAGCGGAAACGGCACTGGATGCGGAGGTCATACAGTGGCTCGCCTTCGCGAAGGAGAAACTGGCCGAACTGAACGTCGTCGCCAAACGCTTTACCGGGGCGGCGCTGGACGATGCGGAACTGAGCCTGATGCAACTCAGCCGGGAAGCGGTGCACACACGGCAATGTTCCCCGCGCATCCACGACGCCGCCGTACAGCAGCGCGTTGCATCGCAGACGGGGACGGAACGTACCGAGCCCTATGAAACACGGATCAAGGCCCAGCGCGAAGCGCTGCGCTACCCTCTGCTGCCGACGACGACGATAGGTTCCTTCCCCCAGACGCCGGAACTCCGTACGCTACGCCGGGACTTCAAACGTGGCGACATCGATGTACAGACGTACGACGCGGGCATCAAAGCCTACATCGACGACTGCATCGCCTTCCAGGAGTCGATCGGCCTTGATGTACTCGTGCACGGCGAGCCCGAACGCAACGATATGGTCGAGTACTTCGGCGAACAGCTCGCCGGCTTCGTTTTCAGCGCCAGGGGATGGGTCCAGAGTTACGGCAGCCGCTGCGTCAAGCCGCCGCTCATCTACGGCGACGTCAGCCGTCCCCTGCCGATGACCGTGGGCTGGACGACCTACGCGCAGAGCAAAACTTCCAAGATCGTCAAAGGGATGCTCACCGGTCCCGTCACGATCCTCAACTGGTCCTTCGTCCGCGATGACCTGCCCCGTGCCGACGTGGCCGCGCAGATCGCCCTGGCCATCGGCGACGAGGTCGACGACCTCCAAAATGCCGGCATACGCATTGTCCAGGTGGACGAAGCGGCCTTCAAGGAGGGGTACCCGCTGCGCCGCGAGAACATCTCCGCCTACGAGACCTGGGCCGTCGACGCCTTCCGCCGCAGCGTCGCCTGTGCGCGCAGCGAAACGCAGATCCATACGCATATGTGCTACAGCCAGTTCAACGACATCATCCATACCATCGAGGCGATGGACGCGGACGTCATCTCCATCGAGACCGCCCGCAGCGGCAACGCCCTGCTGCGCATCTTCAAGGAGGTCGGCTACAAGCAGGAGGTGGGTCCCGGCGTCTACGACATCCACTCTCCCCGCGTCCCGCCGGTGGCGGAGATGGTCGTGCAGATCAACGCCCTGCTGGAGGTACTGCCCCAAGAGCAGCTCTGGATCAACCCCGACTGCGGCCTGAAAACCCGCAAATGGGAGGAGGTTAAACCGAGTTTGGCCAACATGGTCGAAGCCGTCAGCGAGGTGCGCGCCGCATTTGACGCTATAATCGCATCCAAAAAAGGCGATGCAGCATGGACGAATCCCTCGAGATCCTCTACCGCGACGAGTGGCTTGTAGCCGTAAACAAGCCCAGCGGGCTGCTCGTGCACCGCTCCTGGATCGATAAGGACGAGACGCGCTTCGCGCTGCAGCTCGTCCGGGACCAGATCGGGCAGTACGTCTATCCCGTCCACCGCCTCGACAAGCCTACTTCCGGCGTGCTGCTCTTCGCCCTCGATCCCGATACGGCCCGCAAAGTCGGCGAGATCTTCGAAGCCGGGAGCGTCCGCAAGGAGTACCTCGCCGTCGTGCGCGGCTACATTGACGAAGGGGGCCGCATCGACTACCCGCTCAAAGAGCTGCTCGACAAGATGACCGACGCGAAGGCGCGCACGGACAAAGAGGCCCAGGAAGCCGTCACGCTCTTTGAACGCCTCGCGACCGTCGAGCTTCCCATCCCCGTCGGGCGCTACCAGACCGCCCGCTACTCCCTGGTACGGCTGCGGCCCGAAACGGGGCGTAAACACCAGCTGCGGCGCCATATGAAACACCTGCTGCACCCCATCGTCGGCGATACCAAATACGGCCGGACAGAGCACAACAACCTTTTCCGGGAACATTTCGGCTGCCACCGGCTGCTGCTCGCCTCGACGAAGCTCGAACTCCCCCACCCCGTCACCGGGGAGCCGCTCTGTATCGAGGCCACCGTCGGGGAGGTCTTCGCGAGCATTCTCACCGCTTTCGGCTGGGACGCTGAATAATATTTTTTAATTTCTTACTCCCGATCTTCCCTTAACAACACAGTGGCATAATGAAAAATAACGTCCGTGTAAAGGAGTGCCGATGAAACCGATAATCCTGCCTCTTCTCCTCGCCGCATCGCTTTTTGGCGCGGACGGCTACAAGATCTACGAGCAGCACTGCGCCTCCTGCCATATGGTCATGCTCCCGCTTGAAGAACCGGCGCGCGGCCAGCAGAAGGCGAAGATGAAAGCGCCGACGATGCGCATGGTCGCCATGCGGCTGAAGATGATGATCCATATCCACAACGAGGATGAAGATATCCAGCGCAAAGTCGTCAAAGCCTTTGTCAAGGAGTACATCGACGATCCCGACGAAGAGTACGTTCTGTGTCTGCCGGAGATGGTGGAAAAGTTCGGGGTGATGACGCCCGTCAAAGGGTTGACGAACGCTGAAAAAGAGGCAGTGGCCGAATGGCTCTGGGAGCAGTTCTAGGCGCTGTGCGTTAGAGCGAGCGCAGGTGTTCCAGGAAAGCTTCGGGCGGCTTGTAGCCGATCAGCGTCTTCTCCTTCATCAGTTTCCCTGTTTCATCAAAGAAGAGGATGCCCGGAGGGCCGTAAAGTCCGAAGTTTTTCGTCAGCGCCCGTTCGGGGTCGCTGTTCTCCGTCACGTCCGCCTGCACCAGGACAAAATCCTGCAGAGCCGCCACGACACGCGGGTCGGCGAAGGTGATCTCCGCATACTCCTGGCAGGCCGCGCACCACGTGGCGGAAAAGTCCAGCATCACCTTTTTCCCTTTGTTGGCGGCGATGACCTGCTCCAGTTCCGCTTCGGAGTGGATCACCTCGAAGGCCACCTCTGTTGCAGCGACAGGCGCAGCAGCGGTGTCCTGCGTGCACATTTTGACTTCAAACCCTTTGAGAGGGTGTGTCATCGACGTCCCCCCCGAAAGCGCCCCGACGAGCAGGATCGTGCCGTAAAGCATGAAGACGATGCCGATCGCCTTGATAAAAGAGTGCATTGAACGGCGGACGCCGCCGTGGATCGGTTCGAAAGCCCCGAGGTAGACGGCGGCGACGATGAAGTAGATCGCCCAGAGCATCATCGTGATCCAGTCCGGGATCACCCGCGATACCATCCAGATGGCGACACCGATCATCACGGCGCCGAAGACCTCCGTGACAATGTTCATCCAGCCGCCCGGTTTCGGCATGAACCTGCCGGCGCCCAGGCCGATGAGCAGCAGCGGGACCCCCATCCCGAGGCTCATGACAAAGAGGGCGACGCCGCCGAGAGCCGCATTGCCCGTCTGGCCGATGTAAATCAGCGCCGCCGCCAGGCCGGGGGCCACGCAGGGGCCGACGATAAGCGCACTCAAAAAGCCCATCACCGCGACGCCGGTAAATCCGCCCTTTTCACCCGCCTTGTCCGAAAAACGCGACAGACGCGTCTGCAGCGTCGCCGGGAGCCCGATCTCGTAAAACCCGAACATGGAAAATGCCAGCGCAACAAAGATCAGCGCGAATGCCCCGATGGCCCACGGGTTTTGCAAGATCACCTGCAGGTTCTCTCCGAAAAGGCCGGCCATGATCCCGGCGATCGTATAGGCGAAGGCCATCGCCAGGACGTAAACCAGCGAAAGGGTGAACCCGCGACGGGCCGTCAGCCTCTCCCCCTGCGACACGATAATGGAGGAGAGGATCGGGATCATCGGAAAGATGCACGGGGTCAGCGAAAGTGCAAGTCCAAAGCCGAAGAAGAGGGCCAGGATCGCCCAGAGGCTGCCGCCTTTGAGCGTATCGACGATGATGTCCGTTTCGCTCTCACCCTGCGCGGCGGCCGGAGCCTTCGGCTTTTCAGGTGCTTCGGCAGCCGCCGATCCAAGTTTGGCGAGGTCGACGTCGAAGGTGTACTCTTTGTTCTGTGGCTCGTAACAGAGCCCGCGCTCCGAACAGCCCTGGAACGCGAGAGCGACGGTGACGGGGACTATGCCCGTTTTCTGCGACGATGTGAGGATAATCTCGACGGGTACGTTGTGAAGGTGGACCATGTCGCCGTCATGCTCTTCCGCAACGCTGTTGACCTTCACTTCGGAGATGGAGACCCCAGAGGGCGCCTTGACTTTGGCATCGAGCTTGTCCGCATAGACATAGATGCCCTCGCCCAGTTCGATGTCGATGGCGATGTGCTGGTTGTCAAGCAGGGAAGCCTTGGGCTTGAATGCCTCTTCGGGCATCAGGAAACTGCTCTGAAAGGCGAAGAGGAGCGTCGCCGAAAGCAGGGTAAAAAACGCGAGGAACCGTTTCACAGAAAGCCTTTGTGACGAAATTGGCCCACATTTTAGCGCAAGAAGCAAAAACAAAACAGTAACACGTCCCCATCTGCGGGGGGTTAAGCTTTCAGCGCGGGCATGTCACTTCAGGATCGGGAGCAGTCGGGCGTAGAAACAGGCGGCATGCTGCACGGCATCGACACGGATCCACTGGCGCGTCAGTTTGAAACGGAAGCTGCCGACGCTGCGCTCGGGGTAGCGGTGGGCGTACGCGGATTCGGGCGTATTGAAGGTGGCGAGCAGCCCCCGCGCCGCCAGGAGCATGGGACCGAGGATGTGCGTCATCTGCGCCTTTTCACCGCGCTGCCGCGCCAGCCGGAAGGCCGCCATCAGCCCTTCGCAGCGTGAACCGTCATGGTAGACGTGGTCACCGAAACGGTAGTAAAAACCGCCGGCATAATCGGGACAGAGCGCATCATCAGGCGTGTACATATGGCGGATCATCTGAGCCGCGTCCCCGTATACGAAGGCCCGGTGGGCATCGGTGACGACGCCTTCGATCCCGTCCCAGGCTTCGATCGCCTGCATCAGCCAGCTGTCCGCCGGCAGCGGCTCGAAGAGATCGGCATAGCGCTTCGGACGGATATGGATGAGAAAATCAAGTGCCCGGCGGCTCTCATGCCGGATGCGCGCTTTCAATTCATCCGACCCGTCGCCGTATGCATGGAAAAGCGCCAGGCCAAGCAGCGCCTCGCCGGGGTAGTAAAAGGAGAAGAGGCCCCGCTTCGTCTTGTCATCGATGCCGACCAGCGGCGCCCCCTTCCCGAAACGCGGATGGCGGTAGTAGCCGATCAACTCCCCCTCCCCGTCGATGCGGCTGAGCAGGTGCCCTACAAGTCCCTCTTCATAGCGCCCGTAACGCCCGTCGCCGCTGAGATGCCGGTAGCGCATCAGGGCGGCCAGCCCTATGCCGGCACCCCCGAGCTTGGACTTCTTGTTATAGAAGGGGTAGCAGCGATACCCCTCCGCATCTTCCTCTTCTTGCAGCGTCGTTACGAAATAATCGATGGAGCGGCGCGCCGCCTCCAGCAGACGGCGCTCTTTGAAGAGCGTATACCCCTCGAGCAGGGTGA contains:
- the truC gene encoding tRNA pseudouridine(65) synthase TruC translates to MDESLEILYRDEWLVAVNKPSGLLVHRSWIDKDETRFALQLVRDQIGQYVYPVHRLDKPTSGVLLFALDPDTARKVGEIFEAGSVRKEYLAVVRGYIDEGGRIDYPLKELLDKMTDAKARTDKEAQEAVTLFERLATVELPIPVGRYQTARYSLVRLRPETGRKHQLRRHMKHLLHPIVGDTKYGRTEHNNLFREHFGCHRLLLASTKLELPHPVTGEPLCIEATVGEVFASILTAFGWDAE
- a CDS encoding c-type cytochrome, whose product is MKPIILPLLLAASLFGADGYKIYEQHCASCHMVMLPLEEPARGQQKAKMKAPTMRMVAMRLKMMIHIHNEDEDIQRKVVKAFVKEYIDDPDEEYVLCLPEMVEKFGVMTPVKGLTNAEKEAVAEWLWEQF
- the dsbD gene encoding protein-disulfide reductase DsbD, translating into MKRFLAFFTLLSATLLFAFQSSFLMPEEAFKPKASLLDNQHIAIDIELGEGIYVYADKLDAKVKAPSGVSISEVKVNSVAEEHDGDMVHLHNVPVEIILTSSQKTGIVPVTVALAFQGCSERGLCYEPQNKEYTFDVDLAKLGSAAAEAPEKPKAPAAAQGESETDIIVDTLKGGSLWAILALFFGFGLALSLTPCIFPMIPILSSIIVSQGERLTARRGFTLSLVYVLAMAFAYTIAGIMAGLFGENLQVILQNPWAIGAFALIFVALAFSMFGFYEIGLPATLQTRLSRFSDKAGEKGGFTGVAVMGFLSALIVGPCVAPGLAAALIYIGQTGNAALGGVALFVMSLGMGVPLLLIGLGAGRFMPKPGGWMNIVTEVFGAVMIGVAIWMVSRVIPDWITMMLWAIYFIVAAVYLGAFEPIHGGVRRSMHSFIKAIGIVFMLYGTILLVGALSGGTSMTHPLKGFEVKMCTQDTAAAPVAATEVAFEVIHSEAELEQVIAANKGKKVMLDFSATWCAACQEYAEITFADPRVVAALQDFVLVQADVTENSDPERALTKNFGLYGPPGILFFDETGKLMKEKTLIGYKPPEAFLEHLRSL
- a CDS encoding protein containing Six-hairpin glycosidase-like domain protein, whose product is MTVPHAVSGVETADEMQFFGALRKMLAGEPSEFLLPKRFARSFDPSCSQLYVTLFQRGEKPLRWGSRRRSLAEGIRRAVAGVRKRKGFEAFHVSDPSVCRIMVEMVTEEVPCRLEELTWMEVSPARYEPGVTGVRCVYEGKVRYVMPSDAVTHSIMSVTQLLDFLARRFGLAQKGQDEEQRAAMMRGVPLQCSLLKSVAVITYEEKSLPLYRGLPAPFALSAGAVESVLRESIGWLADNMRRDGRFLYYYDPLRDSEADFQHPKNPAYYNILRHSGATITLLEGYTLFKERRLLEAARRSIDYFVTTLQEEEDAEGYRCYPFYNKKSKLGGAGIGLAALMRYRHLSGDGRYGRYEEGLVGHLLSRIDGEGELIGYYRHPRFGKGAPLVGIDDKTKRGLFSFYYPGEALLGLALFHAYGDGSDELKARIRHESRRALDFLIHIRPKRYADLFEPLPADSWLMQAIEAWDGIEGVVTDAHRAFVYGDAAQMIRHMYTPDDALCPDYAGGFYYRFGDHVYHDGSRCEGLMAAFRLARQRGEKAQMTHILGPMLLAARGLLATFNTPESAYAHRYPERSVGSFRFKLTRQWIRVDAVQHAACFYARLLPILK